The following proteins come from a genomic window of Lolium rigidum isolate FL_2022 chromosome 5, APGP_CSIRO_Lrig_0.1, whole genome shotgun sequence:
- the LOC124654119 gene encoding BAG family molecular chaperone regulator 1-like, whose protein sequence is MMRAKPRGSTFLDAMKDSSPSPTTPAAVAAAAKEALKEDEWEVRPGGMLVQKRGPDADAPAAPVPTIRVKVKHNGVTHEIYISAEASFGELKKMMSAKTGLHHEDQKLVYKDRERDSKAFLDMAGVKDKSKMVLLEDPDAQAKRLLEQRRADKAHRAAKHISRVSLDVDKLATKVSALEAIVGKGGRVVEADVVALTEALMTELVKLDAIAAEGEVKAQRRMQEKRVQKYVETLDVIRAKNAAAAKSNGNGKVDRSLHLPPRPPPVSQRRQFNKQQQPAAPAAGKAVAPTASWETFDLLSSMPSTSSATATTTMAAATTTTITAPKNASPIPRFDWELF, encoded by the exons ATGATGCGCGCCAAGCCCAGAGGTAGTACATTCTTGGACGCCATGAAGGACAGCTCTCCCTCTCCCACTACCCCGGCGGCGGTCGCGGCTGCGGCCAAGGAGGCCCTCAAGGAGGACGAGTGGGAGGTGCGGCCGGGCGGGATGCTGGTGCAGAAGCGCGGCCCGGACGCCGACGCCCCCGCCGCGCCCGTCCCCACCATCCGCGTCAAGGTCAAGCACAACGGCGTCACGCACGAGATCTACATCAGCGCCGAGGCTTCCTTCG GTGAGCTCAAGAAGATGATGTCCGCCAAGACCGGCCTGCACCACGAGGACCAGAAGCTCGTGTATAAGGACAGGGAGCGCGACTCCAAGGCCTTCCTCGACATGGCCGGCGTCAAGGACAAATCCAAGATGGTGCTGCTCGAGGACCCCGACGCGCAGGCCAAGCGGCTACTCGAGCAGCGCCGCGCCGACAAGGCACACCGCGCCGCCAAGCACATATCCCGCGTCAGCCTCGACGTCGACAAGCTCGCAACCAAG GTGTCGGCGCTGGAGGCCATCGTGGGCAAGGGCGGGCGGGTCGTGGAGGCGGACGTGGTGGCGCTCACCGAGGCGCTGATGACGGAGCTGGTCAAGCTGGACGCCATCGCCGCCGAGGGCGAGGTCAAGGCGCAGCGCCGAATGCAG GAGAAGCGGGTGCAGAAGTACGTGGAGACGCTGGACGTCATCCGCGCCAAgaacgcggcggcggcgaagTCCAACGGCAACGGCAAGGTCGACCGGTCGCTGCAcctgccgccgcggccgccgcccgtGTCGCAGCGGCGGCAGTTCAACAAGCAGCAGCAGCCCGCCGCGCCGGCGGCCGGCAAGGCCGTGGCGCCCACGGCGAGCTGGGAGACGTTCGACCTGCTGTCGTCGATGCCGTCCACGTCGTCGGCCACGGCCACTACCACCATGGCGGCCGCGACGACCACCACCATCACCGCGCCCAAGAACGCCTCGCCGATCCCGCGGTTCGACTGGGAGCTCTTCTAG